Within the Plasmodium vivax scf_6805 genomic scaffold, whole genome shotgun sequence genome, the region GACGGATTCgtcgtcttcttcctccaaagAAGGATCCAACTGGAGTATActaaaattaagaagaaaattttaagatttaataacataattatatgataacgataatttttattttaaagtagTATACGCTtatgattataattttaaaacattcaataccttaaaaagtaaaaataatgcacccatcccaccagatacaccaaGAATTGGTGCTGGTTGAACATCACTTATAAATTCAGAGATACTATTTTGTAATGATCTAAATGCCCCTGGTGTGACGCTTTGTTGCAGATCTGAACTTTCTGGTTCATGAATTCTTACTTCTGATGGTTCCAATTCTTCTCTTTGTCCCCCTAATGAAGCTAATAAAGGTGTTTGTgaatatgtaaatttatttccttttaaatgtTGTTGTTCTCTTGAAAGCATTCGATTTGCTGATAATCCTCCTTCTTGGACATTCACCAATGATGGTGatagatcatttttttgagttCTCAATGCACTCGGAGTACCTGATACATCTCCATATGATGGTAATAATGATTTTAATCGTTCTTCTTGTTCTCGTTGTTGTTGTTCTCGTTGTTGTTGTTCTCGTTGTTGTTGTTCTCGTTGTTGTTGTTCTCGTTGTTGTTGTTCTCGTTGTTGTTGTTCTCGTCGTTGTTGTTCTCGTTGTTGTTGATYTCGTTCTTCTTGCagtttttttgctttttcttcttcttgtttCTTTAAATATAACAATGGTTTATTGAAATGTATAATCCGATAAGGGCATTGGTCATCAGGGGGgcaatgttaattttttagttaATTCATTAAtagataatattttattaagtaATTCTACATCTTTAAGCTGATATTCTTCTATAgcttcattatattttttaatcataaGACCAAATGTATCACATCGCTCCTTTACGTAGTATACAGAAGTTGATTTAAGTTTATAATGCATATCATACAATTCATATAAAGTTTTCATTTGGGGGAATACACT harbors:
- a CDS encoding variable surface protein Vir6-like (encoded by transcript PVX_079195A), with product MSSVQKDPGYLNYGTYAHFKDKFNPYYGITYDENRLNKFIKESITNSTQELKYKDAFKELFRHIVNMFTIASDTDNACKYVSYILRNEIQKVDQKTYNDKIFSVFKNFAQAFKKDKNFRNEQCETKMVNIDSSVFPQMKTLYELYDMHYKLKSTSVYYVKERCDTFGLMIKKYNEAIEEYQLKDKQEEEKAKKLQEERBQQQREQQRREQQQREQQQREQQQREQQQREQQQREQQQREQEERLKSLLPSYGDVSGTPSALRTQKNDLSPSLVNVQEGGLSANRMLSREQQHLKGNKFTYSQTPLLASLGGQREELEPSEVRIHEPESSDLQQSVTPGAFRSLQNSISEFISDVQPAPILGVSGGMGALFLLFKYTPVGSFFGGRRRRIRQIPSSFGGFTPGDFSNFQEYGGGYVGYSPMYINPLAE